In one Carassius carassius chromosome 14, fCarCar2.1, whole genome shotgun sequence genomic region, the following are encoded:
- the LOC132156448 gene encoding transmembrane protein 121-like, which translates to MVPPPPTNKPHVCLSTIIIMSSMALMDAYLVEQNHGPQKIGICIMVTVGDLCFLIVLRYVAVWVGAEVRMAKRGYAMILWFLYIFVMEIKVYFVYQNYKSDRKSLDALARKALTLLLSISIPVLFVILVAIDHMEYVKAFKKKEEIRNRLFWVVMDLLDVLDIQANLWEPQKKGLPLWAEGLMFFYCYILLLVLPCVSLSEISMQGINISPHKMMLYPILSLVTINIITLFIRGGNMLLYKDNRVSGILMAKNILAIVLKTCSFVQYRRQLKSTPPGFGVELQKNSVALGRSGQTPPQGVLQEQTPFPEVTRCEHT; encoded by the coding sequence ATGGTTCCACCGCCTCCCACCAACAAGCCACATGTTTGCTTAtccaccatcatcatcatgagCAGCATGGCACTGATGGACGCCTACCTGGTGGAGCAGAACCACGGCCCACAGAAGATTGGCATCTGCATCATGGTGACGGTGGGAGACCTCTGCTTCCTCATCGTGCTGCGGTATGTGGCAGTGTGGGTCGGGGCTGAAGTAAGGATGGCAAAACGAGGCTACGCCATGATACTTTGGTTTCTTTACATCTTCGTCATGGAGATTAAGGTGTATTTTGTTTACCAGAACTACAAATCTGACCGTAAGAGCCTGGACGCATTGGCTCGGAAAGCTCTGACGCTCTTGCTTTCCATCAGTATACCCGTTCTTTTCGTGATCCTGGTCGCCATCGACCACATGGAGTATGTGAAGGCTTTCAAGAAGAAGGAGGAGATCAGAAACCGTTTGTTCTGGGTGGTGATGGATCTGCTGGATGTTCTGGACATCCAGGCCAACCTGTGGGAGCCGCAGAAGAAAGGGCTTCCACTCTGGGCTGAGGGACTGATGTTTTTCTACTGTTATATTCTTCTTTTAGTGCTGCCTTGCGTGTCTCTGAGTGAGATCAGCATGCAAGGCATCAACATCAGTCCTCACAAGATGATGCTCTACCCCATTCTGAGTTTGGTGACTATTAACATCATCACTCTCTTCATCCGTGGAGGGAATATGCTCCTTTATAAGGACAACAGAGTGTCTGGGATACTCATGGCTAAGAACATCCTCGCCATTGTTCTGAAGACGTGCAGCTTTGTGCAGTACAGGAGACAGTTGAAGAGCACACCACCTGGGTTTGGAGTGGAATTACAGAAGAATTCTGTGGCGTTGGGTCGATCCGGTCAGACTCCTCCACAGGGGGTTCTGCAGGAGCAAACACCGTTTCCCGAGGTCACCAGGTGTGAACATACGTGA